A genomic region of Anas acuta chromosome 1, bAnaAcu1.1, whole genome shotgun sequence contains the following coding sequences:
- the PRCP gene encoding lysosomal Pro-X carboxypeptidase yields the protein MPRLLLPLLLLLLFLGQLSALLAPRRRRGAPPPSPAPYLTRYLSQQIDHFGFDENLTFQQRYLIADQHWKKDNGPILFYTGNEGDITWFCNNTGFMWDVAEELNAMLVFAEHRYYGESLPFGNESFSDSKHLNYLTSEQALADFAVLIEYLKETIAGARYSPVIAIGGSYGGMLAAWFRMKYPHVVVGALAASAPIWQFGDLVPCGAYFTIVTNDFKKSGTGCSESIRNSWSAINHLSSTDAGLQWLSNTFHLCSPLKNLQDASMLKSWLSETWVDLAMVDYPYKADFLQPLPAWPVQEVCKFLKDPSLSDKLLLQNVYQAVNVYYNYSGEASCFDMSETATKNLGQLGWYYQVCTEMVMPMCTDGVNDMFEPQKWDFDALSEECFRLWGVRPRPSWVLSMYGGKNISSHSNIIFSNGGLDPWSAGGVTQNISDSLVAIMIPDGAHHLDLRSRNPCDPKSVKQARVLEVHYMKQWIEKARREH from the exons ATCGATCACTTTGGCTTTGATGAAAACCTTACGTTCCAGCAGCGATACCTGATAGCAGATCAGCACTGGAAGAAAGACAATGGACCGATACTGTTCTATACAGGCAATGAAGGAGACATCACGTGGTTCTGCAACAACACA GGTTTTATGTGGGATGTGGCTGAAGAACTTAATGCCATGTTAGTATTTGCTGAACACAGATATTATGGAGAATCATTGCCATTTGGAAATGAATCTTTCAGT GATTCCAAGCATCTGAACTACCTGACATCAGAACAAGCTCTGGCAGACTTTGCAGTACTAATTGAATACTTAAAGGAGACCATTGCAGGAGCCCGTTACAGTCCTGTCATAGCTATTGGAGGATCTTATGGAGGGATGCTTGCAGCCTGGTTTCGGATGAAATACCCCCATGTGGTGGTTGG AGCTCTGGCAGCCTCTGCCCCAATCTGGCAGTTTGGTGATTTGGTTCCCTGTGGTGCTTACTTCACTATAGTAACTAATGATTTCAAGAAGAGTGGGACTGGCTGCTCAGAAAGTATCCGGAATTCCTGGAGTGCAATTAACCACCTTTCCTCAACAG atGCAGGTTTACAATGGCTTTCCAACACATTTCATTTGTGCAGCCCATTAAAAAATCTTCAGGATGCTTCTATGTTGAAAAGCTGGCTGAGTGAAACATGGGTAGACTTGGCTATGGTGGACTATCCCTATAAAGCTGACTTCTTACAGCCTCTGCCAGCTTGGCCTGTACAG GAAGTTTGCAAGTTCTTGAAGGATCCCAGTCTCTCTGACAAACTGTTGCTGCAGAATGTTTACCAGGCAGTGAATGTCTACTACAATTATTCAGGGGAAGCTTCATGCTTTGACATGTCTGAGACTGCGACAAAGAATCTTGGTCAGTTGGGTTGGTACTATCAG GTTTGCACAGAGATGGTGATGCCCATGTGTACAGATGGTGTCAATGACATGTTTGAACCTCAGAAATGGGACTTTGATGCACTTTCAGAAGAATGCTTCAGGTTATGGGGAGTGAGACCTCGCCCCTCTTGGGTTCTTTCTATGTACGGAGGGAAGAACATCAGCTCACACAGCAACATCATTTTCAG CAATGGTGGCCTGGATCCATGGTCTGCAGGTGGGGTGACCCAGAACATCAGCGATTCCCTTGTGGCTATCATGATCCCAGATGGAGCTCATCACCTGGACCTGCGCAGCCGCAACCCTTGTGACCCCAAATCTGTGAAGCAAGCTCGGGTCTTGGAAGTCCACTACATGAAGCAGTGGATTGAAAAGGCCAGGCGCGAGCACTGA